The genomic region ACGGGTGGAGGCTACAAGTACTGCCAACTGGGCGAGGGAAACGCGTTTCTGAGGACGCCTCCCGGACTCAGCCTCCGTCCGGCCTTCACCGGCTGGTTCGCCGAATTCGATGCGCGCGCCGGTACCAAGGTGCCCGGCGAGATACCTTACGCGCCCGGGCCGGGCCGCTGGGGAGGCGCCACCTTCGATCCGACCGCGCACTACAGGGCGGCGTCGGTGTTCGATTTCTTCGAGGCGCTGGATCTGACCCCGGCGTTCCTGCGGGAAGTGAGCCGGCACCAGGTCGGGTTGCTCGCGCGGCTGTGCGGGTCGGGGTCGCTGGCCGGGCTCGTGTCGCTGCCGCGCGAGCCCGAATCGCCCGAAATGGGAGAGCTGGCGGGCTTTCTGGCGGTGCGCATAGGGGACGCCGATCGGCTGTCGCGCGCGTTGAGGCGGCGCGGCGTCTGGACGGACGCCCGCGGCGATATTCTGCGCCTCGGGCCCGCGCCTTACCTGTCCGACGCCCAGCTCGAGGAGGCGGTGTCGCGGCTCAGCGCGGTCGCCGCAGACGGGTAGTCGCCGCGCTCACCTCCACCACCTCGCCTACGGCCTCCTCGTGGCCGAGGAGCCTGGATCCGCGACCCGAGAAGGGGTCGCCGCTCACGATCGGGGCTCGCAATCGCCACCGCTGGATGATCCAGCGGCCATCCGCCAGGCGGCGAAACTCGACGTCGCCGCCGGCGCCCGTCGTGACCGCGCGCCCTCCAGCGAACGAAAACTCCACCCTCAGGAGCCTGGCGGTGCGCTGGTCCAGCCAGAGTACGCCTTTCAGGTCGGTGACTCCGCGGTCCGGCTTCGGCTCGAACTCGAGGCCGATCTCATCGTCCTTTCGCTTCGTGCGGAAGCAGTGCGTCTCCAGGAAGCGCTCCGACAGGAGCATTTCCGCGTCGGGACCATAGTACACGGCCCCTCCATCCGCCCCGGGGAGTACGAAGCCGAGCTCGAAGAGGGTCTCGGCGTCGCCCACCGCGAACGGCCTGGCCCCGACCGACTCTACCGTGTCGGTGTCCTGCTGGATGAACCGGCCCGTGCCGCGCTCGGTCACCCGGCGGGTCAGCTCGATGCGAAAAGAGAGCACATCCGCCGCGT from Gemmatimonadota bacterium harbors:
- a CDS encoding carboxypeptidase-like regulatory domain-containing protein, with amino-acid sequence MNAGRARAITGVILATLTPATAFGQDVRGSVTSQAEGKPVPGAFVSLLDARGEPVASFLTDAEGTFRLRARSAGEYALRVRMIGFSTFTAPSFQLAAGEARVVPLTLSTEPISLAGITVSGERVCRFDAAEAAGAAALWDEAAKALEVLSWTDAADVLSFRIELTRRVTERGTGRFIQQDTDTVESVGARPFAVGDAETLFELGFVLPGADGGAVYYGPDAEMLLSERFLETHCFRTKRKDDEIGLEFEPKPDRGVTDLKGVLWLDQRTARLLRVEFSFAGGRAVTTGAGGDVEFRRLADGRWIIQRWRLRAPIVSGDPFSGRGSRLLGHEEAVGEVVEVSAATTRLRRPR